In Edaphobacter paludis, a single window of DNA contains:
- a CDS encoding DinB family protein translates to MELNPYEKFLAGQEPIPVLTSTADRLYALTAPLSGVQIDQAPATGKWSIREIAAHLADCEIVFSFRLRQTLSQKHALIRPFDQEAWATRYAAYDLDTALSLFKAARNWNLRLLTTVTEEDRHRPTTHPERGTMTFWTIVETMAGHDINHLQQIERLAAV, encoded by the coding sequence ATGGAACTCAACCCTTACGAGAAATTCCTGGCTGGCCAGGAACCCATTCCCGTCCTCACGTCCACGGCCGACCGCCTCTATGCACTCACCGCACCGCTCTCCGGCGTGCAGATCGACCAGGCCCCCGCAACGGGAAAATGGAGCATCCGCGAGATTGCTGCTCACCTCGCCGACTGCGAGATCGTCTTCAGCTTTCGCCTGCGCCAGACCCTCAGCCAGAAGCACGCCCTCATTCGCCCTTTCGACCAGGAGGCATGGGCTACGCGCTATGCGGCCTATGACCTCGATACCGCGCTCAGCCTCTTCAAAGCCGCTCGCAACTGGAATCTCCGGCTCTTAACCACCGTCACAGAAGAGGACCGTCACCGCCCAACGACACATCCGGAACGCGGCACGATGACCTTCTGGACCATCGTCGAAACCATGGCTGGTCACGATATCAATCATCTTCAGCAGATAGAACGACTCGCAGCAGTCTAG
- the hscB gene encoding Fe-S protein assembly co-chaperone HscB — translation MSNYFEVFDLPSKLQIDTASLEKQFYTLSRKLHPDRFASKPTAEQEAALAQSSLLNDGYRTLKDPILRTQYLLKLEGVELEEQSKAATDAARATGEQKKQIVPPELLEEVFELNMQLQEMRAAKQMGEDEPELRRDLMTAKDAFDAKMVEAQAQLESLWARWDAAVDSGDEAGKAAARDAMVTLLNKRSYLRNLVRDVNEALEQPV, via the coding sequence ATGTCGAACTACTTTGAAGTTTTTGATTTGCCATCCAAGTTGCAGATTGATACAGCGTCGCTGGAGAAGCAGTTTTACACGCTTTCGCGCAAGTTGCACCCGGACCGGTTCGCCTCGAAGCCGACGGCGGAGCAGGAGGCCGCCCTGGCGCAGTCGTCGCTGCTGAACGACGGTTACCGGACATTGAAAGATCCGATTCTGCGGACACAATACCTGCTGAAGCTCGAGGGCGTCGAGCTGGAGGAGCAGTCGAAGGCTGCCACTGATGCGGCGAGGGCGACCGGCGAACAGAAAAAGCAGATCGTCCCGCCGGAGTTGCTCGAAGAGGTCTTCGAGCTGAACATGCAGCTTCAGGAGATGCGTGCCGCCAAACAGATGGGCGAGGATGAGCCGGAGCTGCGGCGCGACCTGATGACGGCCAAGGATGCATTCGATGCGAAGATGGTGGAAGCGCAGGCGCAGTTGGAGAGCCTGTGGGCACGATGGGATGCCGCCGTCGATTCGGGCGATGAGGCAGGAAAGGCTGCGGCCAGGGATGCGATGGTGACGCTGTTGAACAAGCGCAGCTATCTGCGCAATCTGGTGCGCGATGTCAACGAGGCTTTGGAACAGCCGGTCTAG
- a CDS encoding DUF6624 domain-containing protein, whose amino-acid sequence MPRKSFLVFTAAIFVALPSSLPAQSTARAATAETQSSANWESAIKARRQQLIQQNGQGTDTTLRSQLLAMRDKDQAVRGFSSGRSASGMTPDMLAKLPSTDAELTLELKQIVDQKGWPTISLVGIEASNAAMLILTHTADHAWQAKLLPQLEQLADARRIDASMLALVIDKELVSEGKLQRYGTQFKFVNGEMAMYGVEDPGGLDQLRARALLPPMKVYKETLAQIYHLKAGNAIVSATSPARN is encoded by the coding sequence ATGCCCCGAAAGTCCTTTCTCGTTTTTACCGCCGCTATTTTTGTAGCACTTCCGTCATCACTGCCTGCACAAAGCACGGCGAGAGCTGCTACCGCCGAAACCCAGTCCTCTGCGAACTGGGAATCTGCCATCAAAGCACGGCGGCAACAGCTCATTCAGCAAAATGGGCAGGGCACTGATACAACACTGCGTAGCCAATTGCTCGCCATGCGCGACAAAGATCAGGCAGTACGCGGATTTTCCAGTGGTAGATCTGCATCCGGTATGACACCCGACATGCTGGCGAAGCTCCCATCCACTGATGCCGAACTTACGCTTGAACTCAAACAGATTGTGGACCAGAAGGGCTGGCCGACTATCTCGCTGGTCGGCATCGAAGCCTCGAACGCTGCCATGCTGATACTCACTCATACCGCCGACCACGCCTGGCAGGCAAAGCTCCTGCCGCAGCTCGAACAACTCGCAGACGCGCGCAGGATTGACGCCTCCATGCTCGCTCTCGTCATCGATAAGGAACTGGTATCGGAAGGGAAGTTACAGCGCTACGGCACACAGTTCAAATTTGTAAACGGGGAGATGGCGATGTATGGAGTGGAAGACCCGGGGGGCCTCGATCAGCTACGTGCAAGGGCGTTGCTGCCGCCGATGAAGGTCTACAAAGAAACGCTGGCGCAGATCTACCACTTGAAAGCGGGCAACGCCATCGTGAGCGCTACCTCTCCCGCTCGAAACTAA
- a CDS encoding iron-sulfur cluster assembly accessory protein — MAMVSLQTETSREAHAAPAGQSKDPLAGMTVLTAEGQEPAQKGIQITEKALKRIRIAMAKENVSPEQGGLRVGIQGGGCSGLSYNIRFDSQPRERDRVYAFGAGIETAGDPTNGAPIRLFVDPKSFIYLHGMVLDFEETLMRQGFNFINPNSTKSCGCGSSFTA, encoded by the coding sequence ATGGCGATGGTGAGTTTACAGACCGAGACCAGCAGGGAAGCACATGCGGCTCCGGCGGGCCAGTCAAAAGACCCGCTAGCCGGGATGACTGTGCTGACCGCAGAGGGCCAGGAGCCCGCGCAGAAGGGCATCCAGATTACTGAGAAGGCACTGAAACGGATTCGCATTGCGATGGCGAAGGAGAACGTATCACCGGAGCAGGGTGGTTTGCGTGTGGGGATTCAGGGTGGCGGTTGTTCGGGCTTAAGCTACAACATCCGATTCGATTCGCAGCCTCGCGAACGGGACCGCGTATATGCATTCGGTGCGGGCATAGAGACGGCTGGTGATCCGACAAATGGCGCGCCAATTCGGCTCTTTGTCGACCCGAAGAGCTTTATCTACCTGCATGGCATGGTGCTGGATTTTGAAGAGACACTGATGCGGCAGGGCTTCAACTTCATCAATCCGAACTCGACCAAGAGTTGCGGGTGTGGGTCAAGTTTTACCGCTTAG
- the iscU gene encoding Fe-S cluster assembly scaffold IscU produces the protein MAYSDKVIDHYNNPRNVGQMDKGSDEVGTGLVGAPECGDVMRLQIRVNPETQVIEDAKFKTFGCGSAIASSSLATEWVKGKTVAEALTITNTDIVKELALPPVKIHCSVLAEDAIRAAIGDWKKKNNVAETATAAVAAH, from the coding sequence ATGGCATACAGCGATAAGGTAATTGATCACTACAACAATCCGCGGAACGTTGGACAGATGGACAAGGGTTCGGACGAAGTTGGTACCGGCCTTGTCGGCGCGCCTGAGTGTGGTGACGTGATGCGTCTGCAGATTCGCGTGAACCCCGAGACCCAGGTTATCGAGGACGCGAAGTTCAAGACGTTCGGCTGCGGTTCGGCGATTGCCTCATCCTCGCTTGCTACAGAGTGGGTTAAGGGCAAGACGGTTGCGGAGGCGCTCACGATTACGAATACCGACATCGTGAAGGAACTTGCGCTTCCTCCGGTGAAGATCCACTGCTCGGTGCTCGCGGAAGACGCGATCCGTGCGGCGATTGGCGACTGGAAGAAGAAGAACAACGTTGCTGAGACAGCGACCGCGGCGGTTGCAGCCCACTAA
- a CDS encoding IscS subfamily cysteine desulfurase yields the protein MIITESATPLPAGVHLPIYMDNHATTPLDPRVLEAMMPYFGPKFGNAASRNHSFGWEAEQAVDKAREQIAKLIGATAKEIIFTSGATESNNLALKGIAEMYRERGNHIITQVTEHKAILDTCKKLEKQGFRVTYLPVQADGLIDIEDLKRAMDDKTILVSIMYANNEIGVIQPIAEIGKLCHEKGVIFHTDAVQAVGKVPVNVIADNIDVLSLSGHKIYGPKGVGALYVRRRNPRVQISEQINGGGHERGMRSGTLNVPGIVGLGAACEICSNEMEAEAKREAELRDYLRAKFEKALDYIHVNGNMEHHLPGNLNMSFVHVEGESLLMGINDVAVSSGSACTSATLEPSYVLKALGLGDDVAHSSIRFGLGRFNTKAEVDYVSDKVIDVVSKLRELSPLYEMVKEGIDLSKIEWAAH from the coding sequence ATGATCATTACAGAGTCCGCGACCCCGCTTCCGGCAGGCGTACATCTGCCCATCTACATGGACAACCATGCGACGACTCCGCTTGATCCTCGGGTTCTCGAGGCGATGATGCCTTACTTCGGACCGAAGTTCGGCAATGCGGCGAGCCGCAATCACTCGTTCGGCTGGGAAGCTGAGCAGGCTGTGGACAAGGCGCGCGAGCAGATTGCCAAGCTGATCGGTGCGACCGCTAAGGAGATCATCTTCACCAGCGGCGCGACTGAGTCGAACAATCTTGCGCTCAAAGGCATCGCCGAGATGTACCGCGAACGCGGCAACCACATCATCACCCAGGTGACTGAGCACAAGGCGATTCTTGATACCTGCAAGAAGCTTGAGAAGCAGGGCTTCCGTGTGACCTACCTGCCTGTGCAGGCCGATGGATTGATCGATATCGAAGACCTGAAGCGTGCGATGGACGATAAGACCATCCTGGTTTCGATCATGTATGCGAACAACGAGATTGGCGTGATTCAACCCATCGCCGAGATCGGCAAGCTCTGCCATGAAAAGGGTGTGATCTTCCACACGGATGCGGTGCAGGCTGTGGGCAAGGTGCCGGTCAACGTGATTGCCGATAACATCGATGTCCTGTCGCTCTCCGGGCACAAGATCTACGGGCCAAAGGGCGTAGGCGCGCTCTACGTTCGCCGCCGCAACCCACGCGTGCAGATCTCCGAGCAGATTAACGGCGGAGGCCATGAGCGCGGAATGCGTTCTGGCACGCTGAATGTTCCCGGCATTGTTGGCTTGGGCGCAGCCTGTGAGATTTGCAGCAATGAGATGGAAGCCGAGGCCAAGCGCGAGGCGGAGCTTCGCGACTATCTCAGGGCCAAGTTCGAGAAAGCACTCGATTACATCCACGTGAACGGCAATATGGAGCATCATCTGCCGGGCAATCTCAATATGAGCTTTGTACATGTGGAGGGCGAGAGCCTGCTGATGGGTATCAACGACGTCGCGGTTTCTTCAGGTTCGGCGTGCACCTCGGCGACGCTGGAGCCATCATATGTATTGAAGGCTTTGGGACTGGGCGACGATGTGGCGCACAGCTCGATCCGGTTTGGGCTTGGACGTTTCAATACCAAGGCGGAAGTGGATTACGTTTCGGACAAGGTGATCGACGTGGTTTCGAAACTGCGCGAGCTTTCTCCGCTGTACGAGATGGTGAAGGAAGGCATTGACCTTAGCAAGATTGAATGGGCGGCGCACTAA
- a CDS encoding Rrf2 family transcriptional regulator, whose protein sequence is MLRLTKKADYGLMALKYLAEQADGSAHSAKDIAEAYHIPPQLLAKILQTLAKAELLVSHAGTNGGYALVRDAKEISAFEVIRAIDGPLFITSCITIHGSCDLAGHCTIKEPLRKVNDSIKELLSAISIADLIEASDAEHPGTGALVGGGLVSIAV, encoded by the coding sequence ATGCTTCGTCTGACCAAAAAAGCGGATTATGGTCTGATGGCCCTGAAGTATCTGGCCGAGCAGGCCGACGGCAGCGCACACAGCGCCAAGGACATTGCCGAGGCTTATCACATTCCTCCGCAACTGCTGGCAAAGATATTACAGACTCTGGCTAAGGCCGAGTTGCTTGTCTCTCACGCCGGAACCAATGGAGGATATGCGCTTGTACGTGATGCGAAGGAGATTTCCGCCTTCGAGGTGATCAGGGCGATTGATGGGCCGCTGTTCATTACAAGCTGCATTACGATTCACGGATCGTGCGACCTTGCGGGACATTGCACCATCAAAGAACCACTACGCAAGGTAAACGACAGTATCAAGGAATTGTTGAGCGCGATATCCATCGCCGACCTGATTGAAGCTTCGGATGCGGAGCATCCCGGAACAGGCGCTTTGGTGGGTGGCGGATTGGTGAGTATCGCGGTTTAG
- a CDS encoding CDP-alcohol phosphatidyltransferase family protein, which yields MPFLKQFRAAPNLLTLMRLFIIPFLIIEILDAHYLGALALFILAGISDALDGLLARWLSQRTTLGQYLDPIADKLLLSTLFVVFTHVSLMPRYVTVLVFSRDLGILLIATLLFATGSLRDFRPSLFGKLNTFMQIIALLSVLCQKVFAWHHITAMRDGLLETIAVMAPLSAAQYAWIVIRRMNGQQPTAV from the coding sequence GTGCCCTTTCTTAAGCAATTTCGCGCCGCACCGAATCTGCTTACGCTGATGCGTTTGTTCATTATTCCATTTCTAATCATAGAGATACTGGACGCCCACTACCTGGGCGCGTTAGCCCTATTTATTCTAGCCGGCATCAGCGACGCGCTGGATGGCTTGCTGGCGCGCTGGTTGAGCCAGCGGACGACGCTCGGACAATATCTTGACCCTATCGCCGACAAATTGCTGCTAAGTACCTTGTTTGTAGTATTTACACACGTCAGCCTGATGCCACGCTATGTCACCGTCCTGGTGTTCAGCCGTGATCTGGGGATTCTGCTGATCGCCACACTACTGTTTGCGACCGGCTCGTTGCGGGATTTCCGTCCCAGCCTGTTCGGCAAGCTGAATACTTTCATGCAGATAATTGCTTTGTTATCAGTACTCTGTCAGAAAGTTTTTGCCTGGCATCACATCACGGCAATGCGCGACGGCTTGTTGGAGACCATCGCAGTGATGGCACCGCTCTCGGCAGCGCAGTATGCGTGGATTGTGATCCGTCGAATGAACGGCCAGCAGCCTACTGCGGTCTAG
- a CDS encoding beta-L-arabinofuranosidase domain-containing protein translates to MKTVSSAFASRRRFLKQAGAAALASLPVTGRAAHALSKAPSIPIAAPSNAAIRNRAPLAPNAFYTLPLGAVRPMGWLRSQLQIQASGLGGHLDETWADVGSNSAWLGGTGEAWERGPYFVDGLLPLAYLLDDANLKAKAQKYIEWTLTHQAANGMIGPPSNDDWWPRMVMLKALMQYEEATGDPRVIPLLTRYFAYQLKTLPTRPLRDWGKFRWQDNALVVIWLYNRTGDPKLLDLARLLHQQGFNWKADFADFKYTERITPEFIKLNEGGGLKDVALATHGVNNGQAIKASPVWSVISNDETDRQAVHQMLAELDKYHGLPNGMFSCDEHFAGLNPSQGSELCTVVETMFSLEQSLVILGDASLGDRLERIAFNALPGTFTDDMWAHQYNQEPNQVECSLHHKPWTTDGPESNLYGLEPNFGCCTANFHQGWPKFAASLWMASHDGGLVAAAYSPSEVRTMVNGIAVHIVEETEYPFRGTVRITINPSASVKFPLRLRIPAWADGATIHINGEAQATPAVAAFARIERTWKSGDVVELNFPLAPRLLSGYKDSASLERGPLVFSYPIGESWVKLRDRGMTADWQVFPSTSWNYALAVDKEDAGRLPVEEQPVGASPFSLKGTPVKLQVKAHRLHEWLAVDGVAEPVPQSPVNSNQPEEQITLVPYAAAKLRITAFPQAKRT, encoded by the coding sequence ATGAAAACGGTTTCTTCAGCATTCGCCAGCCGCCGGCGCTTTCTTAAACAAGCAGGAGCCGCAGCCCTGGCTTCTCTTCCGGTCACTGGCCGCGCTGCTCATGCGCTCTCGAAAGCCCCGTCTATTCCAATCGCTGCACCCTCTAACGCTGCAATCAGAAACCGTGCGCCACTCGCGCCGAATGCTTTTTATACCCTTCCGCTTGGCGCTGTTCGCCCAATGGGCTGGCTGCGAAGCCAGTTGCAGATTCAAGCCAGCGGCCTCGGCGGACACCTCGACGAAACGTGGGCCGATGTAGGCAGCAACAGCGCATGGCTAGGCGGCACAGGGGAAGCGTGGGAACGTGGTCCATACTTCGTCGACGGGCTCCTTCCGCTCGCGTATCTGCTCGATGACGCAAATCTCAAAGCGAAGGCGCAGAAGTACATCGAGTGGACACTGACGCACCAGGCCGCCAACGGCATGATCGGCCCTCCCAGTAATGACGATTGGTGGCCGCGCATGGTGATGCTGAAAGCACTGATGCAATATGAGGAGGCTACCGGCGATCCACGTGTCATTCCATTGCTCACGCGCTACTTTGCTTATCAATTGAAGACGCTGCCCACACGGCCTCTACGCGACTGGGGCAAGTTTCGCTGGCAGGACAACGCTCTCGTTGTCATCTGGCTCTACAACCGCACCGGCGATCCCAAGCTGCTCGATCTCGCCCGCCTCCTTCATCAGCAAGGCTTCAATTGGAAGGCAGATTTCGCCGACTTCAAATATACCGAGCGGATCACACCAGAGTTCATCAAACTCAATGAAGGCGGTGGCCTGAAAGACGTCGCCCTGGCGACTCACGGCGTCAACAATGGTCAGGCAATCAAAGCCTCTCCAGTCTGGTCGGTCATCTCCAATGACGAAACCGACCGACAGGCAGTACACCAGATGCTCGCCGAGCTCGACAAATATCATGGTCTCCCCAACGGCATGTTCTCCTGCGATGAACACTTCGCTGGGCTCAATCCATCGCAGGGCTCCGAGCTCTGCACCGTCGTTGAGACCATGTTTTCGCTTGAGCAGTCGCTGGTCATCCTTGGCGATGCATCGCTCGGCGACCGCTTGGAGCGCATTGCCTTCAACGCCCTGCCAGGGACGTTCACCGACGATATGTGGGCGCATCAGTACAACCAGGAACCCAACCAGGTCGAGTGCAGTCTGCACCACAAGCCATGGACGACCGACGGCCCCGAATCAAACCTCTACGGACTTGAGCCTAACTTCGGCTGCTGCACGGCGAACTTCCATCAAGGCTGGCCAAAGTTCGCTGCAAGCCTTTGGATGGCATCGCACGATGGCGGCCTCGTCGCGGCTGCATACTCGCCCTCCGAAGTCCGGACGATGGTAAACGGTATAGCAGTTCATATCGTCGAAGAGACTGAATATCCATTTCGTGGGACGGTGCGTATCACGATAAATCCATCGGCATCCGTGAAGTTTCCGTTGCGGCTCCGCATTCCCGCATGGGCCGACGGCGCGACGATCCACATCAACGGAGAGGCCCAGGCCACCCCTGCCGTTGCTGCCTTTGCGCGAATCGAACGTACCTGGAAATCTGGAGATGTCGTCGAGCTAAACTTCCCTCTGGCGCCCAGGTTGTTGTCCGGATACAAGGACTCCGCCTCACTCGAACGCGGCCCGCTGGTCTTTTCTTACCCAATTGGCGAAAGCTGGGTGAAATTGCGTGATCGCGGAATGACCGCAGACTGGCAGGTCTTCCCTTCTACCTCCTGGAACTATGCCCTCGCTGTCGACAAGGAAGATGCAGGCAGGCTTCCCGTGGAGGAGCAACCTGTCGGCGCATCACCCTTCAGCCTGAAGGGTACACCGGTGAAGTTGCAGGTGAAGGCGCACAGATTGCACGAATGGCTTGCGGTCGATGGGGTGGCTGAGCCTGTCCCGCAGAGTCCGGTCAACAGCAATCAGCCCGAAGAGCAGATAACACTTGTCCCGTATGCCGCGGCAAAGCTGCGAATCACTGCATTCCCCCAAGCCAAAAGAACGTGA
- a CDS encoding response regulator transcription factor, with protein MTNTTNPLANPIRILIVDDHPVVRAGLTSMLGTQAELQVIGSASSGEEALAMIQRDDPDVVLLDLRMPGLNGIDMLVAAKKSGSHVRAIILTSYETDEDIYRAVQAGAQGYLLKDTPFKEMLEAIRAVNAGKRYIPRQIAQRLAERMMRTELTARELEILKMLAKGPTNKQIGHALGISDYTVRNHVNSIIEKLEVSDRTEAATTAIQRGIITVDD; from the coding sequence ATGACAAACACGACAAATCCGCTCGCTAACCCCATCCGCATTCTCATCGTCGACGATCATCCGGTCGTTCGTGCAGGCCTTACCAGCATGTTAGGCACTCAGGCTGAGCTGCAAGTCATCGGCTCCGCATCCAGCGGCGAAGAGGCACTCGCGATGATCCAGCGCGATGATCCGGATGTTGTGCTCCTTGACCTTCGCATGCCTGGGCTCAATGGCATCGACATGCTCGTCGCCGCAAAAAAGAGTGGCTCACACGTACGTGCCATCATTCTCACCAGCTATGAGACCGACGAGGACATCTACCGCGCCGTGCAGGCCGGAGCCCAGGGATATCTGCTGAAGGACACACCATTTAAGGAGATGCTGGAAGCGATTCGCGCTGTGAACGCGGGCAAGCGCTACATCCCACGGCAGATCGCTCAGCGTCTCGCCGAACGCATGATGCGCACAGAACTAACCGCTCGCGAGCTAGAAATTCTAAAGATGCTTGCCAAAGGCCCCACCAACAAGCAGATCGGTCACGCTCTCGGCATCAGTGATTACACCGTGCGAAATCATGTCAACAGCATCATCGAAAAGCTCGAGGTTTCGGACCGCACCGAAGCCGCCACCACAGCCATCCAGCGAGGCATTATTACCGTTGACGATTAG
- a CDS encoding sensor histidine kinase, which produces MSRPLQNRRWVGSAALVCALLALAGFGLRAYLRSPSRGLPYHDSFAQSRADEWKAFGGTWEIVKGSMRNDSDERGAKLLTGSHYWRNYLIEADVMLLSGGGDAGLIIRSSDEEQGVDAYTGYYAGLRSLDNALVLGRAGHGWMEATVKLAPGHGQVKALQWYHLKLLAYGCQIVASAVISPDTQPTFAKVTDTHCIPSGRAGLRSYVSGGIWRNVVIRAASQKDILAITGPAKITGSASEQGSPGEESGILGFSAPAPRGDAYTFHSSSNTQSISSLRLASFAGLNTATIRGSVILTAPLLFVQDSTGGVSVPEPISPSLKVGDQVEVTGQIRTTDFTSSLEHATVHALWEGTPMPAVTVSASQAATGAFNATFIEVEGRLRKKAYGPGNTLLFDFDAGSQSFRAILNRGRGDYLFAKLKPNSLLRLRGVCVVDPAFTHNLTPFVLLLRSPEDVDVLAEPPWFSAGHLITLAFGILVLALFTNYFYTRVEHWRLRAVLEERERLAHEMHDTLAQSFAGIGFQLEAIRSGIPEELPTAHQQLNLATDLVRHSHEEARRSIATLRPESLESGDLLSALEVCARRMVEGGSVQVLASSSGDIRNLPLRITDTLYRIGQEAIANAVRHAHPVTIKISLHYEKNIVTMLIADDGLGFAQSGSLSGFGVRGMRKRAASISAKFEIVSAPEEGTQVRVDAMLPPRITFLSWPQFLWKYLKTYQANSKYDKHDKSAR; this is translated from the coding sequence ATGAGTCGTCCTCTTCAAAATCGTCGATGGGTGGGATCCGCTGCGCTGGTCTGCGCGCTGTTGGCGCTCGCCGGCTTTGGTTTGCGCGCTTACCTGCGCAGCCCCAGTCGAGGACTTCCGTATCACGATTCATTCGCCCAAAGCAGAGCCGATGAATGGAAGGCATTTGGAGGCACATGGGAGATCGTGAAAGGCTCGATGCGCAACGACTCGGACGAGCGCGGAGCCAAATTGCTTACCGGCTCCCATTACTGGCGCAACTATCTGATTGAGGCCGACGTTATGCTTCTGAGCGGCGGCGGTGACGCCGGGCTCATTATCCGCTCCAGCGACGAGGAGCAGGGAGTGGATGCCTATACCGGCTACTATGCAGGTCTGCGCAGTCTCGACAATGCACTGGTCCTCGGCCGTGCCGGGCATGGATGGATGGAGGCGACCGTCAAACTCGCTCCCGGCCACGGCCAAGTGAAGGCATTGCAGTGGTATCACCTGAAGTTACTGGCTTATGGTTGCCAGATCGTGGCCTCTGCCGTTATCTCACCAGATACGCAACCCACATTCGCCAAGGTGACGGATACACATTGCATCCCCTCGGGCCGCGCTGGTCTGCGTTCCTACGTGTCGGGCGGCATCTGGCGCAACGTTGTCATTCGTGCCGCCTCGCAGAAAGATATTCTCGCCATAACAGGCCCCGCGAAGATAACCGGAAGCGCCTCCGAGCAGGGCTCTCCGGGCGAAGAATCTGGCATTCTTGGCTTCTCTGCACCTGCCCCGCGCGGCGATGCATATACTTTTCACTCGAGCTCAAACACTCAATCAATCAGTAGCCTTCGTCTCGCGTCCTTCGCCGGCCTCAATACGGCGACTATTCGCGGAAGCGTCATCCTTACCGCCCCTCTGTTATTTGTGCAGGACTCCACCGGCGGAGTCTCCGTTCCCGAGCCTATATCGCCATCGCTAAAAGTTGGAGATCAAGTAGAAGTTACGGGACAGATTCGTACAACCGACTTCACTTCAAGTCTTGAACATGCAACTGTCCACGCATTGTGGGAGGGGACGCCGATGCCTGCCGTTACGGTCTCCGCGTCACAGGCTGCCACCGGAGCGTTCAATGCAACTTTTATCGAGGTGGAGGGCCGGCTGCGCAAGAAGGCATACGGTCCCGGCAACACGCTGCTGTTCGACTTCGACGCCGGTTCACAATCGTTTCGCGCCATCCTGAATCGCGGGCGCGGAGACTATCTCTTTGCCAAGCTCAAGCCGAATAGTCTGCTTCGCCTGCGCGGTGTCTGTGTCGTCGATCCCGCCTTTACCCATAACCTCACGCCTTTCGTCCTCCTGCTGCGCTCGCCCGAAGATGTGGATGTACTGGCCGAGCCGCCGTGGTTCAGCGCGGGGCATCTGATCACTCTCGCGTTCGGCATTCTCGTACTTGCACTCTTTACAAATTACTTTTACACGCGGGTTGAGCATTGGCGGCTTCGCGCGGTTCTGGAGGAGCGTGAGCGCCTTGCCCATGAGATGCACGACACGCTGGCACAGAGTTTTGCCGGCATTGGCTTTCAGCTTGAGGCAATCAGGAGCGGCATCCCGGAAGAACTGCCCACGGCCCATCAGCAGCTCAATCTCGCTACCGATCTCGTTCGCCACAGCCACGAAGAAGCACGCCGCAGTATTGCTACGCTGCGTCCTGAATCGCTCGAATCAGGCGACCTCCTCTCCGCGCTTGAGGTTTGTGCGCGGCGCATGGTCGAAGGCGGTTCCGTACAGGTTCTGGCTTCCAGCAGCGGAGATATTCGCAACCTGCCTTTGCGCATTACAGACACGCTTTACCGGATCGGGCAGGAAGCCATCGCCAACGCGGTGCGTCACGCGCATCCGGTCACCATCAAAATCTCTCTTCACTACGAGAAAAATATTGTCACCATGCTGATCGCCGACGACGGCCTCGGGTTTGCTCAAAGCGGCAGTCTGTCGGGCTTCGGTGTACGCGGAATGCGCAAGCGCGCTGCCAGTATCTCTGCAAAATTTGAGATAGTGAGTGCACCGGAAGAAGGCACGCAGGTTCGTGTAGACGCGATGCTTCCTCCGCGCATCACATTTCTCTCGTGGCCACAGTTTCTATGGAAATATTTAAAGACTTACCAGGCCAATAGCAAATATGACAAACACGACAAATCCGCTCGCTAA